In one window of Gouania willdenowi chromosome 8, fGouWil2.1, whole genome shotgun sequence DNA:
- the uqcrc2a gene encoding ubiquinol-cytochrome c reductase core protein 2a — MRGVRSLSCFSKRCYAAARRTDALTEPLALQKTSTAAAPITPQNVQVSKLPNGLVIASLENYSPMSSVGVFVKAGSRYEGLESQGVSHVLRLAANLTTKGVSAFKLCRSVESMGGSLSVTSSRETMVFSAECLRNDVDSLLDFLVNVTTAQEFRPWEVDELTSRVKVDKALAEQCPQISVIEKLHEAAYKNALSNSLYCPDYMVGHISSQQLQMFVEDNFTTSRMALVGLGVNHSILRQVGEGLLSVRSGPGAPGAKAVYRGGEMRLQNSDDLVHSLVVSEAAMTGSAEANAFSVLQRILGAGPHVKRGTSSTSKLSQGIAKATTQPFDATAFNSSYSDSGLFGVYTIAHADSAGEVIKAAVTQVRAVAEGSVSEADITRAKNQVKAEYLMSLETSESLMEEIGAQALSTAAYQAPESVLQGVDAITQADVVKAAKQFVDGKKTMASCGHLINTPFVDEL, encoded by the exons ATGAGAGGAGTCCGCTCTCTGAGCTGTTTCTCT AAACGCTGCTACGCTGCAGCCAGGAGGACTGATGCTCTGACTGAACCTCTAGCGCTGCAAAAAACGTCCACTGCTGCTGCACCCATCACTCCTCAGAATGTGCAG GTGTCTAAGCTCCCCAACGGTCTGGTTATCGCATCGCTGGAGAACTACTCCCCGATGTCCAGTGTCGGCGTGTTCGTAAAAGCCGGAAGTCGCTACGAGGGTTTGGAGAGCCAGGGAGTTTCTCATGTGTTGCGTCTGGCAGCCAATCTG ACGACAAAAGGTGTGTCTGCGTTCAAGCTGTGTCGCAGTGTGGAGTCAATGGGCGGCAGCCTGAG TGTGACCTCATCTAGAGAGACCATGGTCTTCAGTGCAGAGTGTTTGAGGAACGACGT AGACTCACTATTGGACTTTCTCGTCAACGTGACCACTGCGCAGGAGTTCCGGCCGTGGGAGGTTGATGAGCTGACGTCCAGAGTGAAAGTTGACAAGGCTTTGGCTGAGCAGTGTCCTCAGATAT CTGTGATTGAAAAGTTGCATGAAGCAGCGTACAAAAATGCGCTTTCCAACTCTCTGTACTGCCCAGACTACATGGTTGGCCATATCTCCTCTCAGCAG CTTCAGATGTTTGTTGAGGACAATTTCACCACCAGCAGAATGGCTCTTGTTGGACTCG GTGTAAATCACTCCATCTTGAGGCAGGTGGGAGAGGGTCTCCTCAGTGTCCGCAGTGGCCCTGGAGCTCCTGGAGCTAAAGCTGTGTACCGTGGAG GTGAGATGCGACTGCAGAACAGTGACGACCTGGTCCACTCGCTTGTCGTCAGTGAGGCCGCAATGACGGGAAGTGCTGAGGCTAATGCTTTTAGCGTGCTGCAAAGGATTCTGGGTGCTGGCCCTCATGTGAAAAGGGGCACAAGCAGCACCAGCAAGCTAAGCCAGGGTATTGCCAAAGCTACCACACAGCCATTTGAT GCCACTGCCTTTAATTCCTCTTATTCTGACTCTGGCCTGTTTGGTGTCTACACCATCGCACACGCTGACTCAGCAGGAGAG GTGATCAAAGCTGCTGTCACTCAGGTGAGGGCTGTGGCAGAGGGCAGTGTCTCAGAGGCTGACATCACACGAGCAAA GAACCAGGTGAAAGCAGAGTACCTGATGTCATTAGAGACCTCAGAAAGCCTGATGGAGGAGATCGGTGCTCAGGCTCTCTCCACTGCAGCGTACCAGGCCCCTGAGTCCGTCCTCCAGGGTGTAGATGCAATCACCCAGGCAGACGTGGTTAAG gctgCAAAACAATTTGTGGATGGTAAGAAGACAATGGCATCCTGTGGACATCTCATTAATACACCATTTGTGGATGAATTATGA